From Oscillospiraceae bacterium CM, a single genomic window includes:
- a CDS encoding IMP cyclohydrolase — MKNLTEALESNTYPGRGILLGRSEDGNSAVLLYFIMGRSENSRNRVFVTTDDGIRTEAFDPAKMSDPSLIIYHPVRFFDNHVIVTNGDQTDTIWDGMKSDRGFIASLNTRTFEPDKPNYTPRISGLLRPDGTYALSILKSHDGNPDCCCRYFFDYETALPGVGHLIHTYQSDGDPIPSFEGEPKAVAMTGSLLDIADGAWRALNSDNKVSLYAFSKNLLTGETANMIYNKNA; from the coding sequence GGCCGCAGCGAGGACGGCAACAGCGCCGTCCTTCTCTATTTCATCATGGGGCGCAGCGAAAACAGCCGCAACCGCGTTTTTGTCACAACAGACGACGGTATCCGTACCGAAGCGTTCGACCCTGCAAAAATGTCCGACCCCAGCCTGATTATTTACCATCCTGTCCGCTTTTTTGATAACCATGTCATCGTCACAAACGGCGATCAGACCGATACGATTTGGGACGGCATGAAATCAGATCGAGGCTTTATAGCGTCCTTAAACACGCGCACCTTCGAGCCGGACAAGCCGAATTATACGCCGCGCATCTCAGGCCTTTTAAGGCCGGACGGAACCTATGCGCTATCCATTCTCAAAAGCCACGATGGTAACCCCGACTGCTGCTGCCGCTATTTCTTCGATTATGAAACAGCGCTTCCCGGCGTCGGCCACCTCATCCACACCTACCAAAGCGACGGCGACCCGATCCCCTCTTTTGAGGGCGAACCAAAGGCCGTTGCCATGACGGGCAGTCTGCTGGATATTGCCGACGGCGCTTGGCGCGCCTTAAACAGTGACAACAAGGTTTCGCTGTACGCCTTTTCAAAAAACCTGCTGACCGGTGAGACGGCCAATATGATTTACAACAAAAATGCCTGA